In Methylovirgula sp., a single genomic region encodes these proteins:
- a CDS encoding cell division protein ZapA, producing the protein MAQVTVTIAKHVYRVACGEGEEAHLQGLARQIDQRIEKLKKDFGEIGDQRLTIMAAITIADELVEAKRRITELDVEILNLTSKETDRTSERDEWADRLADSIGETAARVERVAQNLNTLSRS; encoded by the coding sequence ATGGCTCAAGTAACGGTTACCATCGCCAAGCACGTTTACAGGGTCGCCTGTGGCGAGGGCGAAGAAGCACATCTGCAAGGTCTTGCCCGGCAAATTGACCAGCGGATCGAAAAGCTCAAAAAGGATTTCGGCGAAATCGGCGATCAGCGGCTGACCATCATGGCCGCCATTACGATCGCCGACGAACTCGTCGAAGCCAAGCGCCGGATCACTGAACTCGACGTCGAAATTCTCAATCTCACGTCGAAAGAGACTGACCGGACGAGTGAGCGCGACGAATGGGCGGATCGGCTGGCCGATTCGATCGGCGAGACGGCCGCGCGGGTTGAGCGCGTGGCGCAGAATCTCAACACGCTCAGTCGCAGCTAG
- a CDS encoding DUF4164 domain-containing protein has translation MTSANRLDHALKRLTVALDQLEAATERRLKTAAQRTDIEEEFAVLQDDRARLAVELDGAVARSQSLELANNEVARRLAKARETIEEMISHVVM, from the coding sequence ATGACGAGTGCCAATCGACTAGACCATGCGCTGAAGCGCCTTACAGTTGCATTGGATCAACTTGAGGCGGCGACCGAACGCCGTTTGAAAACGGCCGCCCAGCGCACCGATATCGAAGAAGAGTTTGCGGTCCTGCAGGATGACCGTGCGCGGCTCGCCGTTGAGCTTGACGGCGCTGTCGCGCGCTCGCAATCTCTGGAACTGGCCAATAACGAGGTCGCGCGCCGGCTTGCGAAGGCGCGTGAGACGATCGAAGAGATGATATCGCACGTCGTGATGTAA